The Quercus lobata isolate SW786 chromosome 4, ValleyOak3.0 Primary Assembly, whole genome shotgun sequence genome segment ACTTTTCCCCtacaatagcccttcaaaatTCTGGTTCTTTCCCTCTTATCCAAGGAGAAAATGTGGGATTTTGACAATTATAGGGTCATTTATTGTAAATTCTTGTTTCACGCGTGTGGAGGTACGGTCCCACGTGCCTTATTACTGCTAATGGCGTTTCGTAGCCCACGAGGCGTTAATTATTGTGCTTGGCGGCTTTATGTCCTTCTAATCCAACGGTGGGGCACCAGATCAACGATTGATATTTTTCCCATTTCTCTGGGCGGGAGTAAGCCCGTTCAGTTTCTCCCCACTATATAAGATTTCCAAAGAGACTTACttccattttttgaaaaagcactCAAGCGTCCCAGAGCACTTCGGCATTTCCTCCTGCAAAGCATTTGAAACTCCACATACACTCCCTCGAAGATTCCTGGCGAGTTCTTCACCCGTAACTGCTCATTTCCCTTCCGTTGCCTTTCCCGGCTTTCTTCCTTAAGTAAATCTTCTTCGCGTCGCCTAGGGTTAGTGGGATGGGTAAGCTTGAGAAACTGGTAGACTCTCCAGCCAGTATGGAAGGCTTCAGGGCTAAATATCGTATCTCGCCGGGAGTAGGTCTAGAATATTGCTCTTTGGAAGAGGTCTTGATTAAGAGAAAGACGAGGCAGGTTGCCATTCCAATGATAGCCTTTATGGAGGGAGGAATGACGATTCCTATGGGGAGAATAACTAGGGATTATTTACGTGGTCATAGGTTGGCCCCCCACCAGTGCGCCGCGAACATGTTCCGGATCTTGGGGTGCATAGACACTCTGAACGaacagatgaacctcggcctctcATGACACGACTTAGTTCACCTATATGAATGTCATTGCCTCAACGAGTCGTATTACCTGAAATCCAGGTTCGACGAGGTGAGACtgatatcctgccttcccaagtccaacaaaggttTGAAGGACGACCTTTTGATCCTCTCCGGAGCATGGCACGACGGTATTCACTGTCCAGTTAGGGCAGGAACATTAGGTGGGGTACTGTAGGGTCAGATCCCTTGGAGGGGATCTTGGCCTCgagttttcttttccttatttcAGTTTTAGCTTTGATTATTTGCCTCCTTAGACTAACAAAACCCTTCCTTTGGGTTTTGCAGACAAGGAGCGAACAATTCCTCGACTATGTTTGGTCAACGTCCAGGCTCTTAATTTCCTCCTAAGGTCCGAAATCTTTGTGAGTGAGGACGGGCAACTGCGTGCTACTCCTCTTATTTTGGACTACGAGCCCCTTTCACGCGCTTTAGTGGACGCCGGTCAAGCCATCAGGGCTGGAAGTCCCCGATTAGCTCGCATCGACGTCTCTATACCAGGCTTTCTTGCTCGGAGAGACTTACCTCCCGTCCAATTGCCTGCTCAGCGCGTTCTTCCCGAGGTAGTTGTCCCAGAAGAAGGAGCTGATTCCTCGCACTCATCTCTTGAGGATCAAATTGACCAATTCCGCTTCGCCGAGGAAGGAGAGGTATTGGCCAGGCCTGTAGAGCTCTCGGACTCTGACTTTGACATAGACCGTTCCTCGGCCGCTCCCACCCTTGGCTTGGTAATTGCACAAGTTGACACTAGTCAAGAGATCAAAGAAAAAGGCATGGACTTGAAACCAAGGTCTGGTCTTAGGGGCCTTCTGTCCAATAGAAATAAAGGGCAATCTTCCAGGGATGCCCCCAAGGAGCAGGCTACATCCAagcttcctcctcctcttcccACTACAACTGACCCAACGCTACAACCTCTTCCCAATTTGAGGCGGATGAGGCCAGTGGAAGAACTGGAGGAGGGCGAGGTTGGCCCCGAGAAGGCCAAGCAACAGAAGAAGGGCAAAGagcccaaagaaaaaagaacaaaattcgTTGATAGTCGAGACGAGGCGGCTATGAGGAGGGAGTAACGAACTTGGTCCCCATGCCTAGAGTTGGATGGCTCCCCTATCTCGTGGGACGCGACTCTGTGGGAGTCCCAACGAGGACAGGCGTCCTATCTGGCTGAGGCTTTGTAGCAGCCCCTTCTCCTGCCCTGTGACATGAAGGGGCTCCGGGCTACTCGGCAGCTGGATTTCTTTATGTCGCTGAAAAGAGACATGGCCATAGTGAACCAAGACTCTTCCCTATTTAGTTTCTTCATATCGCACTTGTctatttgtcattttcttttaatcaatTTTCCATTACTCCCATGTAGGTgactcaacaaatttttgtagCTGAGGAGTGGGCCAAGAAGGCTCGTGAAGACCTGCATACTGAGGTTCAGTCTCGCATCGCTACGGAGAAGGCTACTGGCGCCCTCAGGCTGGAAAAGGATCGCCTAAATAAGGAAGTAAAGGATGCGCTAAAGGCCTGCGACAGTGCCGAGGCCGGACTCAAGACCACCACCCAGCAAGTTGAGGACATGCGCAAATAGCTTCATATGTCAGAAATAAACCTCGCGATCGAGAAGCAGATGGTCTCAGACCTCAAGGTCGAGCTATCAAAGGCAAAAGAGGCGACTCACCTGGCCAGGGAGGTGGCTGAGGCTACGGTGGCAGCCTCCTACGAACGTGGAGTGGCGGATACCGAGGCTAGGCTGACCAAGGAGGTGGCTACAATGTGCAGGGACTACATTGCTATGTCTTGGGGGGTGGCCTTGGACCGGGTAGCTGTGCCTGCGGACTCCGACCTCAGGAAGATTGAGAATATCTTCTTCCCTGAAGATATTCGCGAGATTCCGGGTTCGGTTCCTCCTGAGGAGCCTGTCTCTGCTAAGGCCACTACTTCGGATTCCCTCGTACCTGAAGCCGAGGAGGTGCAGCCCCCTGCAAAAGACAAGTCGCCTGAGGACACCCTTACAATAAGGGATGTGGTCGGCAAGCCAAGGAGGCTGTTTCTGAGCCCAAGGCAGGAGGTGATCAACATGAGGAGGAAGTCCTTGCAAAGAGTTCTGCCCAGGATAAGGCCTAGGACATTAGTGTAGGACTTGTAGTTGTCTTCCTTATTTTGCCAACATTAGTGTAGGAcctttttgtcttttgtctcCTTATTTTACCAACGTTTGTAAGAGAATGCATTTTGGAGCTTAATGAATGATATTATTTCTCCTTTGAATCTTGTCTGACTGCTTCTTTTTCTGCCTCTGTTTTGAATCAGTTTCTGTTATGCTACTAACTGCTGAGAACCAAACGTTATTCGAAATTTAAGTAACACGGTTAAGCATGAATGAAGGGTTGAGAAAAATGATagttaacacttagataaaactgtactctggttaatttcccccaagccagTGGTCCggggagccaggcaggacttaggttctgtttaacccttagaAGAAATTGTacagtagttaatttcccccaatccTGTGGTTCGTGGAGCCAggcaggatttaggttctgtttaactttTAGAAGAAATTGTacagtagttaatttcccccaatccTGTAGTCCgtggagccaggcaggacttaggttctgtttaacccttaaaagaaatagtacagtagttaatttcccccaatcctgtggtccaaggagccaggcagaacttaggttttgtttaacacttagaagaaATCgcgtagtagttaatttcccccaatcctgtggtctgaggagtcaggaaggacttaggttctgtttagcaCTTAGAAGAAATCGCGCAGTAGTTAATTTCCCTCAatcctgtggtccgaggagccaggcaggacttaggttctgtttaacacttagaagaaATTGCccagtaattaatttcccccaatctTGTGGTTAgaagagccaggcaggacttaggttttgtttaacacttagaagaaATTGCccagtagttaatttcccccaatccTGTGGTCGGAGGAGCCaagcaggacttaggttctgtttaacccttaTAGTAGAAGTTGCATTCTAGTTAATTTCCctcaagcctgtggtccaaggagtcaggcaggacttgggttctgtttaacccttagaAGAGGTTGCATTCTAGTTAATTTCCctcaagcctgtggtccaaggatccaggcaggacttgggttttgtttaacccTTAGAAGAAGTTGCATtctagttaatttcccccaaacctgtggtccaaggatccaggcaggacttgggttttgtttaacccTTAGAAGAAGTTGCATTctaattaatttcccccaagcctgtggtccgaggagccaggcaggacttgggttctgtttaacccttagaAGAAATTGCATtttagttaatttcccccaaacctgtggtccgaggagccaggcaagacttgggttctatttaacccTTAGAAGAGGTTGCATTCTAGTTAATTTTCctcaagcctgtggtccaaggatccaggcaggacttgggttctgtttaacccttagaAGAAGTTGCATtttagttaatttcccccaaacctgtggtccaaggatccaggcaggacttgggttctgtttaacccttagaAGAAGTTGCATTctaattaatttcccccaagcctgtggtccgaggagccaggcaggacttgggttctgtttaacccttagaAGAAATTGCATtttagttaatttcccccaaacctgtggtccgaggagccaggcaagacttgggttctatttaacccTTAGAAGAGGTTGCATTCTAGTTAATTTTCctcaagcctgtggtccaaggatccaggcaggacttgggttctgtttaacccttagaAGAAGTTGCATtttagttaatttcccccaaacctgtggtccaaggatccaggcaggacttgggttctgtttaacccttagaAGAAGTTGCATTctaattaatttcccccaagcctgtggtccgaggagccaggcaggacttgggttctgtttaacccttagaAGAAATTGCATtttagttaatttcccccaaacctatggtccgaggagccaggcagaacttgggttctgtttaacccttagaAGAAGAAGTTGCACAGTAGTGTGGCGCCAAGAATTACAACTTTCATTAATAGTagtaccttttcaggttatttacattccaaagGTGTGGCACTACACGTTCATCCAAATATTCTAAAAAGTAGGCCCCTATACCAGCCACAGAGGTGATACGATATAGGTCTTCCTAGTTTGGTTCGAGTTTTCCCCACGCGGGATTTCTTGCAGTGCCCAGGACCTTCCTCAATACTAGATCCCCGGGTGCCAGGGGCCTTAGCTTCACCTTGGCATtgtaaccttgcttgagcttttGCTGGTAGTAGGCAAGTTGGACCATTGCACTCTCCCTTCTTTCCTCAATGAGGTCCAAGCTCTTTTCCAGCAGTCCATTGTTAGCATTAGGGTAGAATATGCTGGTCCTCtgtgttgggaaatttatcTCTAGGGGAATaacagcctcggccccataggtcatcaAAAAAAGGGTTTCCCCTGTGGACCTACGTGGCGTGGTGCGGTACGTCCACAAGACATGGGGCAATTCTTCTACCCACCTTCCCTTCACGTCATCTAACCTCTTTTTCAACCCATTTACTATGGTTTTATTGAtggcttcagcctgcccattacCCTGCGGGTAAGCCGGTGCTGAGTACCTATTGGCAATTCCTAACTCGCTACAATATCTTCTGAaagctttactatcaaattggagACCGTTGTCCAAGATCAGGGTGTAAGGGATTCCAAACCTAGTGacgatatttttccaaacaaatctcttGGCGTTAACGTCTCTAATGTTTGCCAGTggctcagcttcgacccattttgtgaaataatctaTGCCGACAAGAAGAAATCTTTTGTTCCCCGCTGCTTTAGGAAATGGTCCTAGGATGTCTAGGCCCCACtgtgcgaatggccaagggctggacagcgGATTAAGGGTTCTGCCTGGCTGATGTATATTCGGGGCGAACTTTTGGCACTGGTCGCATTTCTTTACATATTCTTGCGCCTCTTtctgcatgctcggccaccaataaccttgcgttatGGCCCTATGGGACAGGGACTTACCTCCTGTATGACTTCCGCAAATTCCTTCGTGTAATTCCTCCAGGATAAGTTCAGTGGCATCTGGGTGCACGCATAGCAAGTACGGTCCTGAGAATGAGCGTTTATATAGTTTGGAGTCCTCGGACAACCAGAATCGAGAAGCctttcttctaatcttgtcGGCCTCGTTCTTATCTTCTGGTAAGGTGTCGTGTTTTAAGAATAGTACTagaggatccatccagctaAGCCCTGCCCTGATGCTGTGAGCCCGTACTGAGTTGGTTCTTGCCATCATTGGGCTGTAGAGATCTTCTACGAGAATAACCCGAGGAAGTGGCTGAGCCAAGGAGGTGGCGAGCGTTGAAAGAGAGTCAGCATGGATGTTCCTGCTCCTGGACACGTGCACTAGATTGAAGTGATCGAAATGTGCCTGCAAGCACTTGACTTGGACtaggtactcttgcattctttcatcccttGCCTCCAATTCCCCATGTACTTGTCCCACAACAagtcttgagtccgagaacataTTCAAGGATTTTCCACCCAGTTTCTGGATCATTGACATTCCTTCTAATAATGCCTCATACTCtgcttcgttattcgtggcGGAGAAGCCCAGCCTCAATGATTTTTCGATGGTAATCCCATCAGGGGAAATCAGGACAAGCCCCACccctgagcccctttggttgGCCGCGCCATCAACGTGTGCTTTCCAACAAGTGGGCTCTTGCTGAGAGACTGTGCCGATCAGTTTCCCGTCTGAGTTTAGTGGCACTCCTCCTCCTTCTGGTGTGGGTTCTGCAAACTCAGCTACTAGATCCGCGAGAACCTGACCCTTCACAGCGGTTTGAGGCATATACCTAATGTCGAAAGCGCCCAGAATCGTCCCTCACTTTGCTATTCTTCCTGTGTAGTCGGTACTCTGGAGTACTGATCTGAGCGGAAGTTGGGTCAGTACAACATCGGTATGTGCttggaaatagtgggggagctATCGTGTGGCTTGCACGATTGCTAGGACGGCCTTTTCGAGAGGGAGGTAGTAGATCTTTGCCTCGTGCAACGATTTACTTACGTAGTAGACGGGTCGTTGTGTGCTGTTGTCTTCCCAGATCAACACCAAACTTACTGCGTGAGGGGCTACCGCAATATAGGCAAATAGTACCTCGTCGGCTTCTGGTCTGGACATGATTGGTGGCCGAGCCAGGTATTCCTTAAGTTGTTGGAAGGCTAAGGCGCACTCTTCCGTCCATTCGAagcctttccacttgtttaataaGAGGAAGAAAGGCTTGCACCTGTCCGCCGAGTGGGAGATAAAACGGTTTAAGGCGGCAATCATGCTAGTGAGTTTTTGGACTTCTTTGGGGTTCCGAGGAGGCTGTAAGCCATGGATAACTCTAATTTGGTCGGTGCTAACTTCAATacctctatgggtcaccatgtaacctaagaatttccctgaCCCCACTccgaatgaacacttggacGCGTTCAGGCGCAGCCTGTACTTTCTCAGGATTCCAAAGACATCGCTGAGGTCTCTGACGTGGTTGGGTACTAACttgctcttcaccaccatgtcgtTTATGTAGACTTTGATGCTCTTACCCATCTGTAGttcaaacatcctagtcatcatcctctgataggTCAACCCGGCATTCTTCAAGCCAAAGGGCAATaccttgtaatgatagtttccaacgggggtgacaaaagccatttttttcttggtcctCTACAACCAGGGGTATCTGAAggtagccttggaaggcgtccaaGAAACTCATTTGAGGGTGTCCTATGGTCGAATCCACCAATTGGTCTATTCGCAGTATAGGGAAATGATCCTTTAGGCAGGCCTTATTCAGGTCTGTGAAGTTCAcgcagacccgccatttcccactcttcttcttcaccacaaCTGTATTAGCTAGCCATTCGGGGTAGAAtacctccttgatagcccctgctttcttcaattttataaCCTCCTCTCTCACCGCatcggcatgctctttcgacggtcgccgaggaggttgcTTCTTGGGCGTTACGGTCGGGCTAACATTAAGGTGGTGAAAAATGGATCGACCCCCAGAGcctcgtaggcgtcccatgcaaacacgtcTACATTCTGTCTGAGAAAGTCAATTAGTGTTTCCTTCTCTTGGGGCGGTAGTTCTGAGTTGACCTGAAAAAATCTTTTCGGATCGGAGCCCACAAGAACTTTCTCCAGGTCCTCACAACTCGCTTCCTCGGTAGGTCCCTCATTACCTGAGGCCAGGGCCGGGGTCGTTAATTGCTATAAGTCGCTCTCGGCTGATGTGGATGGCATAGTATTCGGTCGTCACGATATGGCTGACACCATGTATTGCCGGGCCATTGCTTGGTTCCCTATTACTTCTTTTACTTGACCTTCCAATGGgtatttcaccttttggtgtaGGGTTAATGACACAGCCCCTAGGGCGTGAAGCCACGGTCTGGCTACGATGGCGGTGTAGGGGGAGTATGCGTCTACTACTATGAAGTCCACTTCCACCACGTTCGAGTCTATTTGTATAGGCAGCCTGATCATGCCTTTCAGAGTGACAATTTTTCCCTCGAAGCTCACTAAGGGGGAGTCGTATGCTGTCAGGTCCTCTGGTTTCAGCTTCAACCCTTTGTATAAGTCGGGATACATTACTTCCACGGTGCTGCCCTGATCGACTAGCACCCTTTTCATGTCATACCTCCCAATCTTAAACGTGACGACTagggcatcgtcgtggggttggagGTTTCCCAGTTTGTCCTTATCGAGAATCCGATTAGGGGCATGGCTACTCCTCTAGCCCTCTTGGACTCCCGGTCGTCAGCTTCAGCGGGGAGCCGGCCCACCGACATTACTCTGAAAGGATAGGGGCGGGAAGGACTTGTATCGTGCCAACGAGTGGTCTCAATGTGCTTTGCCTCGTTTTAATGTTCGACTGCTTTTGCCATCCGACAGGGTGATGCAGCAAATGTCGCAACTTCCCCTCTCGGACCAGCCGgtccaagtggtttttcaaatttctgCAATCATCGGTGGCGTGGCCTGTCTCTTGGTGATACGCGCAATACAGATTCTGGTTACGTTTCGCGGGATCACCTGCCATCTTGCTCGGCCATTGAAAGAACGATTCGTTCTTCACTTTCTCCAAGATCTTGTGTAATGGTTCTCGGAATACAGCATGGACTGCCTGTGCCCCTGTGGATCCAGACTGCTCCGAGTAATCCCTTCTCGGCCGATTACTGTTGTTAAACCagtccgacctgaagtccctcctctcctgagggacaaccttcgctttGCCCTTCCCTGTTTGTTGGTCTTCTTTAACTCTCTTGTATTTGTCGATtctgtccatgagttggcgcacgctATTGACCGGTTTCCCAGTCAAGGACTTTCTCAAACCATGCTCTATCGGCAGGCCCCTCTTAAATGTGCTAATGGTGACGTTATCGTAATTtccctctatctcattataTATTTCCCAATATCTGTCTGAGTAGGCCTTCAGGGTCTctccttctcgcatggacaaggatagaAGGGAATCTAGGGGCCGAGGGACTCTGCTACTAGTTATGAAGCGAGAATTGAAAGCCTGTGTCAGTTGCTTAAAAGAGTTTATGGAGTTTGGCTTGaggccatcaaaccatctcatcgctaTGGGTCCCAAGCTGGACGAAAACACTTTGTACATCAACACCTCGTCCCTGGAATGGATGGCCATCCTCTGGTTGAACTGGCTAACGTGCTTTACTGGGTCCGTCCGACCATTATATATAGCAAAAGCGGGTTGGTGGAATCGCTGAGGAAGCTCAGCCCCCTCTATCCTACGCGTGAAGGGCGATTGGGAGATGCGGTCCAGGGCCTTGCACATGGCGTCATTTGCTAGGCCCTGgtaagatgggcttttgtggTCACGTTTGCGAGGTTGCTCTTTTTGGTAGGAAAATGTTTCACTTGGAGCAGTTCTCGACCTCGGCCTGTACTCATTGTCCTCCTCTTCACTAGTGTTCGAGCCGGGGGAAGGACGCTTTTGCTGCGTTCAGCGtaacttcttcttcaagtcgTCGATTTCTTGTTGTAGAGCCCTATGATCATTTCGCTTATGGGATGCGAGACCTTTCCCTCTTGAGTGGCTTCTGCTCGTGTGGGAGGTGTTTACACTACCCTCTTGTTGCTTATCTTGGTCTCTCTCCCATTCGAGGTTCAAGAAGTTGTCTTGCCGTTGAGAGTTTACGTGTCCCATTTGACGcggacctgatccttccatttctaaCGGTTTCACTTGTCGAGGCACgagttctccccacagacggcgccaattgtagggccacgttttggggcccaggcccaacaggtAGGTGGTTCCGGCCTAAGGAGCCCTagacaataaatttgtagagagtgggttacagaactaggcctTAACAAAGTGAGTGTTAGTTAACTTTGGGCCATACAACAATTGAATATAAGAAAATCTCCTTCATGTCCATTGGATATTCGGTCCGAGGAGATGTATGGGTGCACCTTTGTTCCTGATCAAAGGCTATGGTCTTTCTCTCCTTCTTTTGCTCTTCATTCCTCTTTTTTCCCGGTCTTGTGGGACTCATCCCTGCTACTAATACTCGTTGGAGTGATTCTTTACTACTGGT includes the following:
- the LOC115985761 gene encoding uncharacterized protein LOC115985761; the encoded protein is MCKALDRISQSPFTRRIEGAELPQRFHQPAFAIYNGRTDPVKHVSQFNQRMAIHSRDEVLMYKVFSSSLGPIAMRWFDGLKPNSINSFKQLTQAFNSRFITSSRVPRPLDSLLSLSMREGETLKAYSDRYWEIYNEIEGNYDNVTISTFKRGLPIEHGLRKSLTGKPVNSVRQLMDRIDKYKRVKEDQQTGKGKAKVVPQERRDFRSDWFNNSNRPRRDYSEQSGSTGAQAVHAVFREPLHKILEKVKNESFFQWPSKMAGDPAKRNQNLYCAYHQETGHATDDCRNLKNHLDRLVREGKLRHLLHHPVGWQKQSNIKTRQSTLRPLVGTIQVLPAPILSE